A genomic region of Streptomyces diastaticus subsp. diastaticus contains the following coding sequences:
- a CDS encoding IS110 family transposase, whose protein sequence is MFEIEGVGVFLGLDVGKSNHHGHGLTPAGKKVFDKPLPNSEPKLRAVLDKLTAKFGTVLVIVDQPASIGALPLTVARDAGCQVAYLPGLAMRRIADLYPGEAKTDAKDAAVIADAARTMPHALRSLDLTDEITAELTVLVGFDQDLAAEATRTSNRIRGLLTQFHPSLERVLGPRLDHQAVTWLLERHGSPAALRKAGRRRLVELIRPKAPRMAQRLIDDIFEALDEQTVVVPGTGTLDIVVPSLAASLAAVHTQRRAMEAQINTLLEAHPLSPVLTSMPGVGVRTAAVLLVTVGDGTSFPTAAHLASYAGLAPTTKQSGTSIHGEHAPRGGNRQLKRAMFLSAFACMNADPVSRAYYDRQRARGKTHTQALLRLARQRISVLFAMLRDGTFYQSRTPKDVELAA, encoded by the coding sequence ATGTTCGAGATCGAAGGCGTGGGCGTGTTCCTCGGCCTGGACGTCGGCAAGAGCAACCATCACGGCCACGGGCTCACCCCGGCCGGGAAGAAGGTCTTCGACAAGCCGCTGCCCAACAGCGAACCGAAACTGCGGGCCGTTCTCGACAAGCTGACCGCGAAGTTCGGCACCGTGTTGGTGATCGTGGACCAGCCCGCCTCGATCGGCGCCCTCCCGCTGACCGTGGCCCGGGACGCGGGCTGCCAGGTCGCCTACCTGCCCGGACTCGCCATGCGGCGGATCGCCGACCTCTACCCGGGCGAGGCCAAGACCGACGCCAAGGACGCGGCGGTGATCGCGGACGCGGCCCGGACGATGCCGCACGCCCTGCGTTCCCTGGACCTTACCGATGAGATCACCGCCGAGCTGACCGTGCTCGTCGGCTTCGACCAGGACCTCGCGGCCGAGGCCACCCGCACCAGCAACCGGATACGCGGCCTGCTCACTCAGTTCCATCCCAGCCTGGAACGTGTTCTGGGCCCGCGCCTCGACCACCAGGCCGTCACCTGGCTCCTGGAGCGTCACGGCTCCCCGGCCGCCCTGCGCAAAGCCGGCCGCCGCAGACTCGTCGAACTGATCCGGCCCAAGGCGCCGCGCATGGCCCAGCGGCTGATCGACGACATCTTCGAGGCCCTCGACGAACAGACCGTCGTCGTCCCGGGCACCGGCACCCTCGATATCGTCGTGCCCTCCCTGGCCGCCTCGCTCGCCGCCGTCCACACCCAGCGCAGGGCGATGGAAGCCCAGATCAACACGCTGCTGGAGGCCCACCCTCTTTCCCCGGTCCTGACGTCGATGCCCGGCGTCGGCGTCAGGACCGCCGCTGTCCTGCTGGTCACCGTCGGCGACGGCACCAGCTTCCCCACCGCTGCCCACCTGGCCTCCTACGCCGGCCTCGCCCCCACCACGAAGCAGTCGGGAACCTCGATCCACGGCGAACACGCACCCCGAGGCGGCAATCGGCAACTCAAACGGGCGATGTTCCTGTCCGCCTTCGCCTGCATGAACGCCGATCCCGTCTCTCGCGCCTACTACGACCGCCAGCGAGCCCGCGGCAAGACCCACACCCAGGCCCTCCTCCGCCTCGCCCGCCAGCGCATCAGCGTCCTGTTCGCCATGCTCCGCGACGGCACCTTCTACCAATCCCGGACACCGAAGGACGTTGAACTCGCCGCATAA